Part of the Sphingobacteriaceae bacterium genome, CAAAAAATTTATTCAAATAAGCAAATACCCTTTTCTCTTTTTGTTGCTAATTTGGATCGTGTTTTTCATCCAAACTTCGTATCGTTTCAATTTTGTAAAATGGGGTGTTTTACCCCGCGAAACGCAGGGCCTGCCCGGAATTTTTACTTCTGTTTTTATTCATGGAGACTTAGATCACATTCTCTCTAATTCGTTTCCGATTTTTATTTTAGGTCTTATGCTCTTTTTCTTTTATTCTAAAATTGCCCGTCAAGTGTTTGTTTGGATTTGGTTAATTTCAGGAATTTGGCTGTGGATTGGCGGAAGAAATAATCCGGATTATCCAATTTATCATGTAGGTGCAAGTACATTAATTTACGGCTTAGCCACTTTTTTATTTTTTAGCGGAATTTTCAGAAAACATTTACGCCTTATGGTGGTGAGCGCTTTGGTTGTATTTCTTTACGGAAGCATAATGTGGGGTATTTTCCCCTTAAAACAGGAAATTAGTTGGGAAGGGCATTTGTTCGGAGCCATTGCCGGGCTATTGGTGGCTTTTAATTTTAGAAAAGAGGGACCGCAACGTTTTGTTTACGAATGGGAAAATGAAACAGAAACGGAGGCAGATGTTTTGGAGACTGAAGAAGAGCGTGATTGGAAAGAAATTAATGATAAAAATGTGGTTGATAATAACCATAACGATATTAAAATAAATTATATCTATAAAAAATTTGAGGATTCCTTGCCTAAAAATTTTGGTGATGATAACTAATTACTTAGTTTTAATATAAATTTAAAATAAACTAATATGAAAAAAGTTGGAATTGCCATTGCTGTACTCTTTGTAATATATTTAGTATTAGCCCTGGTTGGGCCTACTGAAGTAAAAGTTGAAAGAAATATTTCTATAAGTTCAAGTGCGGATGCAGTGAAACCCTACTTAACGAATTTAAAATTATTTCATGATAAATGGAGCCCATGGACAGAAAAAGATCCTGCCGCCGAAGTGAAATATATAGGTACAGCCGGTGAAGCAGGCCATTTATTTTCATGGAATTCTAAAGTGGAAGAAGTGGGTACCGGCACTTTGGAGCTTGTATGTGTAACAAGTGATAGTGTAGTGCAAAGATTAGCATTTGAAGGAATGGGTGATTCAAAGGCTTATTATATTTTGAAAGAAAATGAAGGCAAAACCGAAGTTACTTGGGGCATGCAAATGAAAGCACCATTCTTCTTCAGACCAATGATGATGTTTATGAATATGGATAAAATGATTGGCCCCGATTATGAAAAAGGATTAGCTTCTTTAAAAAAGGTAGTTGAAGAAACTCCGGCTTCAAGTGGACAAGCGGAATTTGCGATTAAAGAAATAGAATGGCCTGAGGTTTATTATGCCGGCACAAAATTTGAGACTGTAAAGTTTAATGATTTAAAAAATTATTTCGGCAATAATTTACCTGCAATTTTTCAGGCTTTGGAATCACAAAAGGTGCAACCCGAATCGGCTCCATCCGCTATATACAATTGGTATGATGAAGAAAAGGGTGAAACTAATTTAGCGGCTGCGGTAAAAGTTTCAAAAGGTACTAATTTGAAAGGTTTTGAAATTCACACTTTTCCGGCTTGTAAAGTTCTGCATATTGAATTTTTCGGGAATTATGAAAAAATTGGCGATGCGCACATGGCTATGGATGCTTATTTGAAATCCCAGGGATTAACTAATGGTCCGGTTTTTGAAGAATATGTAACAGATCCTATGAAGGAAGCAGACACGAGTAAATGGCTAACCAACATTTATTACACATTAAAATAAATTGATACGCCATAAAACTCCCGGACTCTTATTCGGGAGTTTTTAATTTCTCCAGGATTTTGAATGCCTTAGGTAATTCGTTTATTACATCGGATATCAAAATAGATTCCTCACTCATATTTTCAGAACACAAGTCGGCTGCCATTCCGTGTATATAAACTCCTATTAGAGATGCTTGCGGCGCATTGTATCCTCTGCTTAAAAGTCCTAAAATAATTCCGGTTAAAGCATCTCCGCTTCCGCCTTTGGCTAGTCCCGGATTTCCCGTTGAATTAAAATAAACATGTCCATCCGGCATCGCTATGGAAGTATGAGCACCTTTAAGAATTACAATGATGTTATATTTTACCGCTAATTCAATTTGTTTTGCTACGCGCTCAAAATCATCAATACATTTTCCTACTAGTCGTTCAAATTCTTTTACATGTGGAGTTAAAATGGTGTTTGGGATTAAAAAATTAAACCAGGTTTTGTTTTCACTCAAAATATTTAAACCATCTGCATCAATAATTAATTTACCGGTATAAAATTGCAAGATTTTTTTTAAAACAGTTTGCGTTTCTTCCTGTGTTCCAATTCCCGGCCCAAAAGCAATGGCTTCATAATTTTCTGGTTTTTCAACAGAAGTGATAAATGAAGAATGTTCATCCAAACTATGCATGGCCTCAGGCAACTTAATAGTTAATGATTTTAATACTGACTTACAAGAATGAAGAGTTAATAATCCTGCACCACTACGTAAGCAAGCTTCTGAACATATTAGTGCTGCGCCGGGTTTATCTTTGGCCCCGGCTAAAATTAGTGCATGTCCAAACTTTCCTTTATGATCAAATTTATTTCTTAACCTCAATAAATGAATTATAGTTTCGGTTTGTATAAAGTGCATATTGCTTTTTTGTTCAGCAATTCCTGTTGCATGTAACCCAATGGGAATTATTTCAAAATGAGGGACGAATTTTTGATTCTCGGGCATCAAAAAAGCGAGTTTAGGAAGTTCTAAAGAAAGGGTGAGTGTAGAGTGTATAATATTTTTTTCATCGAAAGAGGAAGTGTCGGTTTTTAAACCACTTGGTACATCTATACTAATTATATGTTTAAAGTTATGGTTAAACCATCCGATAATTTCGCTTAGGTTTTCTTCCACATGTCCTTTTATTCCGGTACCTAAAATTGCGTCTATTAAAATACGATTTGCTGTTAGTTTTAACTTTTCAAGATCATCTGCACATGAAATCGGTATTATCACATCCGGATAATTACCCTTTAGTTTTTTAAAATTTACCTCAGCATCCGATGAGTATTTATTTTTAACTCGTAGGGCAAGTACTTTTACATTATATTTTTTGCTCAATAATAATCTGGCAATGGCAAATCCATCTCCACCATTATTACCTTCGCCGCAGGCTATAAAAATGGATTGTTGATTGGTTATTAATTCACTTAATCTTTTCGCACATGACAAGGCAGCCCTTTCCATTAAATCAATGGATGAAATAGGTTCGTTTTGTATGGTAAAAGCATCAGCTAATTTAATTTTATCCGATAAAAGAATATCCATATTAATGGCAGTTACAATTTTTATCGCAAGCGTTTTTTTTCTTTACTCCGGTAAATTTTACAATTAACCATATTAAGGCAGATATCACTAAAATTCCGATTCCTATTTCTTGCATAATTAAAATTAGTGGTTTAAATATTAATCGAAAATGATTTTAGACATGCTTTACTTTTTTAATACCGGCAAGATGATTCCAGACGCTGTTTCTTCCTGGTGAAAAATTTTAATATCACATGGAATAAAATCTTTATCCTCACATTTATAAATATTAACGAATTGTTGAGGATTTCGGTCAAATAAGGGAAACCAGGAACTTTGAATCTGTATCATTAATTTATGTCCTTTTTTAAAGGTGTGGGCTACATCGGGCAATTCAAATTTTACGGTTTCTACTTTGCCGGGTGTAAAGGCTTCGGGTTTTTCAAAACTAT contains:
- a CDS encoding rhomboid family intramembrane serine protease; this encodes MKNYLGKKFIQISKYPFLFLLLIWIVFFIQTSYRFNFVKWGVLPRETQGLPGIFTSVFIHGDLDHILSNSFPIFILGLMLFFFYSKIARQVFVWIWLISGIWLWIGGRNNPDYPIYHVGASTLIYGLATFLFFSGIFRKHLRLMVVSALVVFLYGSIMWGIFPLKQEISWEGHLFGAIAGLLVAFNFRKEGPQRFVYEWENETETEADVLETEEERDWKEINDKNVVDNNHNDIKINYIYKKFEDSLPKNFGDDN
- a CDS encoding SRPBCC family protein, translated to MKKVGIAIAVLFVIYLVLALVGPTEVKVERNISISSSADAVKPYLTNLKLFHDKWSPWTEKDPAAEVKYIGTAGEAGHLFSWNSKVEEVGTGTLELVCVTSDSVVQRLAFEGMGDSKAYYILKENEGKTEVTWGMQMKAPFFFRPMMMFMNMDKMIGPDYEKGLASLKKVVEETPASSGQAEFAIKEIEWPEVYYAGTKFETVKFNDLKNYFGNNLPAIFQALESQKVQPESAPSAIYNWYDEEKGETNLAAAVKVSKGTNLKGFEIHTFPACKVLHIEFFGNYEKIGDAHMAMDAYLKSQGLTNGPVFEEYVTDPMKEADTSKWLTNIYYTLK
- a CDS encoding NAD(P)H-hydrate dehydratase, whose product is MDILLSDKIKLADAFTIQNEPISSIDLMERAALSCAKRLSELITNQQSIFIACGEGNNGGDGFAIARLLLSKKYNVKVLALRVKNKYSSDAEVNFKKLKGNYPDVIIPISCADDLEKLKLTANRILIDAILGTGIKGHVEENLSEIIGWFNHNFKHIISIDVPSGLKTDTSSFDEKNIIHSTLTLSLELPKLAFLMPENQKFVPHFEIIPIGLHATGIAEQKSNMHFIQTETIIHLLRLRNKFDHKGKFGHALILAGAKDKPGAALICSEACLRSGAGLLTLHSCKSVLKSLTIKLPEAMHSLDEHSSFITSVEKPENYEAIAFGPGIGTQEETQTVLKKILQFYTGKLIIDADGLNILSENKTWFNFLIPNTILTPHVKEFERLVGKCIDDFERVAKQIELAVKYNIIVILKGAHTSIAMPDGHVYFNSTGNPGLAKGGSGDALTGIILGLLSRGYNAPQASLIGVYIHGMAADLCSENMSEESILISDVINELPKAFKILEKLKTPE